One window from the genome of Vibrio sp. VB16 encodes:
- a CDS encoding sulfatase-like hydrolase/transferase — MTGDIKFLNRKSRKGAYNTFDVANKPNIFLITVDMISPDCYSDTRPLSTIIRTPNLDQIAQEGTKFNRAFTPSPLCGPARAALFTGQHPPYLTNGERAPCGSQVDLETSDTIFQDYLKSEGYTLKHAGKCHVGVAKFVETFGENVHAWDRWGPPVLDDDRYIDYIDSMGVLPPVYKRELYGLQSDRVNVGNSFGGWIEQEDGQPFPVDAHYSTFLADLTIRQIKAAKRQDPTKPIFSQLDFFDPHQPYSIPAGFEKRYQEIRQAIEIPESFRRLMTCDDLSNNPIYKLYRKYWGIYDKQTLVDYIAGHLLQVEVVDYGVGKLIDYLKSSELWQDSLIIFSADHGDMNGRMGMADKGVYFQPDIFSIPLYVKPPQSHASAIKHSEVLVSSLDVAPTVLNIAGIDTPTYMEGGSLLPLTQGKERRPLTQVYQTGMHVGMNLGAGFQIELDNRRWFYGYNTSTGYQELYDLDIDDQVNLFYLEEYDNIKQVVIDKGAEIFSSDPRWAGYWASFRLHNMERLPMQHNQDMQMLKPILS; from the coding sequence ATGACCGGGGATATCAAATTCCTAAATAGGAAGTCGCGTAAAGGTGCCTACAATACCTTTGACGTCGCTAACAAACCGAATATTTTCTTAATAACCGTTGATATGATCTCGCCAGATTGTTATAGCGATACTAGACCGCTATCAACTATTATCCGTACACCAAATTTAGATCAAATAGCACAAGAAGGGACTAAGTTTAATCGTGCTTTCACGCCCAGCCCCTTATGCGGACCCGCTAGAGCGGCATTGTTTACTGGCCAACATCCTCCGTACTTAACCAATGGTGAAAGAGCTCCGTGTGGTTCTCAGGTCGATCTAGAGACAAGTGATACTATTTTTCAGGATTACCTTAAATCTGAAGGCTACACGCTTAAACACGCTGGGAAATGCCACGTGGGCGTCGCTAAATTTGTAGAAACCTTTGGCGAAAACGTCCATGCGTGGGATCGTTGGGGCCCTCCCGTTTTAGACGATGACCGATATATCGATTATATCGACTCGATGGGCGTATTGCCTCCTGTATACAAACGAGAGTTGTACGGATTGCAGTCGGACAGGGTGAACGTTGGCAATTCGTTCGGTGGATGGATTGAACAAGAAGATGGCCAACCATTCCCAGTTGACGCTCATTATTCTACTTTCTTAGCTGATCTTACCATTCGTCAGATAAAGGCCGCCAAACGCCAAGACCCAACAAAGCCAATTTTTAGCCAACTGGACTTTTTTGACCCTCACCAGCCCTACTCAATTCCGGCCGGTTTTGAAAAACGCTATCAAGAAATTAGGCAAGCTATCGAAATACCAGAGAGTTTTCGTCGCCTAATGACGTGTGACGACCTGTCAAATAATCCAATCTACAAGCTCTATAGAAAATATTGGGGGATCTATGACAAGCAGACGTTAGTGGATTATATAGCAGGTCACTTGCTTCAAGTAGAAGTCGTCGATTATGGCGTCGGAAAACTCATTGACTACTTGAAATCATCCGAGCTTTGGCAAGACAGTTTGATCATATTTTCAGCCGACCATGGAGACATGAACGGAAGAATGGGTATGGCTGATAAGGGGGTCTATTTTCAACCTGATATATTCTCGATTCCTCTGTATGTTAAGCCGCCGCAATCTCATGCATCAGCGATTAAACATAGCGAAGTATTGGTTTCATCACTAGACGTTGCACCAACCGTTTTGAATATCGCGGGTATAGACACACCAACCTATATGGAAGGGGGTAGTTTGCTGCCTCTTACTCAAGGAAAAGAACGTAGACCACTAACACAAGTATATCAAACAGGCATGCACGTCGGTATGAATCTTGGTGCTGGTTTCCAAATCGAATTAGATAACCGTCGTTGGTTCTACGGTTACAATACCTCAACGGGATATCAAGAACTCTATGACTTAGATATCGATGATCAGGTTAACCTTTTTTATCTAGAGGAATATGACAATATTAAACAAGTCGTAATAGATAAAGGCGCCGAGATATTCAGTTCTGACCCTCGTTGGGCGGGTTATTGGGCATCGTTCCGATTACATAATATGGAACGCCTACCAATGCAGCACAATCAAGATATGCAGATGCTAAAACCCATATTAAGCTAA
- a CDS encoding anaerobic sulfatase maturase has translation MTTQNLPTNCHVMAKPSGFVCNLDCKYCFYLEKEKLYPERNENWKMDDETLELFVKQQIDAQQGPDVDIAWQGGEPTLMGIAFYQKAIQFVDKHKGDKRVHHAFQTNGILIDDDWCEFFKRHNFLIGLSIDGPAELHDTYRVTRSGKATHEKVMRAIKRLIHHDIAFNTLTVVNDINARHPKEVYHFLKAIGSKFMQFIPLVEQQTKTTNPSQLTLIHPDSPLESKVTSWSVPAWQYGEFLNQIFDEWVRKDVGTVFIQTFDTALANWCKQPGGLCIFSPTCGTALALEANGDLYSCDHYVYPEYKLGNIHEISIKEMNQSDQAIAFGQSKKSRLTPECKTCEFRFACHGGCPKHRFISSESGAPNHNYLCDGYLHFFKYTSPYMATMRDLVESGRPASDIMWQVHQHEIQLKSNVSSNEKVGRNDPCPCGSNKKFKQCCGK, from the coding sequence ATGACCACTCAAAACCTTCCTACCAATTGCCACGTTATGGCAAAACCATCTGGTTTTGTATGTAATCTCGATTGCAAATACTGTTTTTATTTAGAAAAAGAGAAGCTCTACCCAGAGCGAAATGAAAACTGGAAAATGGACGACGAGACATTAGAGCTTTTCGTTAAACAGCAGATTGATGCGCAGCAAGGTCCAGATGTTGATATTGCGTGGCAAGGTGGTGAGCCGACCTTAATGGGAATAGCGTTTTATCAAAAAGCCATTCAGTTTGTTGATAAGCACAAAGGTGATAAAAGAGTGCATCATGCCTTTCAAACCAACGGCATTTTGATAGACGACGATTGGTGTGAATTTTTCAAACGTCACAATTTCCTAATTGGCCTTTCCATTGACGGTCCAGCAGAGCTACACGATACCTATAGAGTAACAAGATCAGGTAAAGCGACACACGAAAAAGTGATGCGAGCGATCAAGCGACTTATTCATCACGACATCGCTTTTAATACACTGACCGTCGTAAATGATATTAACGCCCGCCACCCAAAAGAGGTCTATCACTTTTTAAAAGCGATCGGTTCCAAATTCATGCAGTTCATACCATTGGTAGAACAACAGACCAAAACCACGAATCCTAGTCAACTCACTTTGATTCACCCTGATTCACCGCTTGAATCTAAAGTAACAAGTTGGTCGGTGCCTGCATGGCAATATGGTGAGTTTCTTAACCAGATATTTGATGAGTGGGTTAGAAAAGACGTTGGTACTGTATTTATTCAAACGTTCGATACCGCGTTAGCCAACTGGTGTAAACAACCGGGTGGCCTATGTATATTTTCCCCAACATGCGGAACAGCACTGGCTCTAGAAGCTAACGGTGATTTATACAGCTGTGATCACTACGTATATCCTGAATATAAGCTCGGTAACATACACGAAATATCAATCAAAGAGATGAATCAGAGCGATCAAGCCATTGCATTTGGGCAGTCTAAAAAATCGAGATTAACACCAGAATGCAAAACGTGTGAGTTTCGTTTTGCTTGTCATGGTGGTTGCCCTAAGCATAGATTTATATCGTCAGAAAGTGGTGCGCCTAATCACAATTACTTATGTGATGGTTATTTGCACTTTTTCAAATATACCTCCCCTTACATGGCGACAATGCGTGATTTAGTTGAGTCAGGTCGCCCAGCAAGTGACATCATGTGGCAAGTGCATCAGCATGAAATACAGCTTAAAAGCAATGTTTCTAGTAATGAAAAGGTCGGTCGAAATGACCCATGCCCATGTGGTTCAAACAAAAAATTCAAGCAATGCTGTGGAAAATAA
- a CDS encoding Crp/Fnr family transcriptional regulator, whose product MTIELDAVVKRLSENTKIHQDNFEKNQIIYRANQIANGFYLLDSGMVGLYKNTEAGKEHLIRVYGKGEFFGYRSLFSQEAYHLTTRSLTPSNVYHIHISRIEDLYQNTPDLLNFLVKSVCRELGEAESRLSNVAGFGAKIRVLDSIIDLFGRFSDYPWTAREIAEFSGTEAQTVIRFCRLLKDKGLLDPNIRGIAPVNLHNLSQFRAKLVSD is encoded by the coding sequence ATGACAATTGAATTAGATGCGGTGGTAAAGCGACTCAGTGAGAATACAAAAATCCACCAAGATAATTTTGAGAAGAATCAGATTATTTATCGTGCAAATCAAATAGCCAATGGATTTTATTTATTGGATTCCGGAATGGTTGGCTTGTATAAGAATACGGAAGCCGGTAAAGAACATTTGATTCGGGTGTATGGGAAGGGTGAGTTTTTCGGTTATCGCTCGTTGTTTAGTCAAGAAGCGTATCACCTTACCACTCGCAGCCTAACACCAAGCAATGTTTACCATATTCATATTTCACGTATCGAAGATCTTTATCAAAACACGCCAGACCTCTTAAACTTCTTGGTCAAATCAGTGTGCAGAGAATTAGGAGAGGCCGAGAGCAGGCTATCAAATGTAGCTGGCTTTGGTGCGAAAATTCGAGTGCTAGATTCAATAATTGATCTATTCGGACGCTTTAGTGACTATCCATGGACGGCAAGAGAGATAGCAGAGTTTTCGGGGACAGAAGCACAAACCGTGATTCGTTTCTGTCGCCTCTTGAAAGATAAGGGATTACTCGATCCAAATATACGTGGCATCGCTCCCGTTAATCTGCACAACCTCTCTCAATTTAGAGCCAAACTAGTCAGCGATTAA
- a CDS encoding sulfite exporter TauE/SafE family protein, translated as MDYLLILLSVDSLMKVALGSLIGLCLGLTGVGGGVLIIPILQVIFGMHTIMAVGTASIISSIVKANAGISHIMVGNVDWKALRWMLLGALPATFITTELIIHLYSIPALSTTINGAIEIAIIVIMLLSLVSIYNKYRQCANQQSGRMHSNKIAVSAGATCGTIMGSTGVGGGVMLLPAFNTLLGVGIKKSVGSSLVMALILSSLTALNYSRGGQSDLTTAILMSLGAFIGVPISMKLMKKIKDKHIYISTLIIIVISLMMTLFK; from the coding sequence GTGGATTATTTATTAATATTGCTCAGTGTTGATAGCCTAATGAAAGTGGCATTGGGGTCACTCATCGGCTTATGTCTTGGATTAACAGGCGTTGGTGGCGGAGTCTTAATTATTCCTATTCTTCAGGTCATATTTGGTATGCATACTATTATGGCTGTCGGAACCGCAAGTATTATCTCTTCCATCGTCAAAGCGAATGCTGGTATTTCGCATATCATGGTCGGAAATGTCGATTGGAAAGCACTAAGATGGATGCTATTAGGGGCGCTCCCTGCTACCTTTATAACCACTGAGTTGATTATCCATCTTTATAGCATCCCCGCGCTCTCCACAACCATTAATGGCGCTATCGAGATTGCAATCATTGTTATAATGCTCTTATCCTTAGTCTCCATTTACAATAAATATCGACAATGTGCTAACCAGCAGTCTGGTCGTATGCACTCAAACAAGATAGCCGTTTCTGCTGGGGCCACTTGCGGTACAATTATGGGGTCGACGGGTGTTGGTGGCGGCGTAATGTTGTTACCCGCATTTAATACTTTGCTCGGCGTGGGAATTAAAAAATCCGTCGGCTCATCGCTGGTGATGGCGCTTATTCTTTCTAGTTTAACTGCACTAAATTATAGCAGAGGCGGGCAAAGCGATTTAACAACAGCAATACTTATGTCATTAGGGGCATTTATTGGCGTACCTATATCAATGAAGCTAATGAAAAAGATAAAAGATAAACATATTTATATATCAACCCTTATCATTATTGTTATTTCTCTCATGATGACCTTATTTAAATGA
- a CDS encoding HlyD family type I secretion periplasmic adaptor subunit, which translates to MSNMYGDVVESRNTKRFLSLATWAVGFCVIAFGTWSVLTQVDEIAKAKGSVIPEGERQVLQSDIGGKLKRILVKEGELVEMGQPLVEFDATFQQTALQELDSQRVTLEASIERMNALLENRDPNFGVFQIDYPEIVSQQLAQLSAQKALYFQKQIVLEKESEQIAEQLNSVEKALPSFRRQLSATQQELVILEKGQKAGNISKLRVLEMKQKLASIEQQIQEARGKKAVFIRQVDSNEQKIEQLLAEEKVEVSDLRSKAVSDLSALQARVRTGQAKLSNTILASPLQGLVQSIPSTKIGAVIPPGGTVVEIVPIGGKADFKAQLSPRDIGFVSVGQPARVKIDAFDYSRFGALKGNVKSISPTTSQDQKGNIFYEVLISVKKPYFHNDPEKFVILPGMTGEVNITTGEKSVFQYLWKPIYTNVSVAFGER; encoded by the coding sequence ATGAGTAATATGTATGGAGATGTGGTTGAATCTCGGAACACGAAGAGATTTCTTTCACTTGCTACGTGGGCGGTTGGGTTTTGTGTCATTGCGTTTGGTACATGGTCGGTACTGACACAAGTGGATGAAATAGCAAAAGCAAAAGGTTCAGTCATACCGGAAGGTGAGCGGCAAGTGTTGCAAAGTGACATCGGTGGTAAGCTAAAACGTATTTTGGTCAAAGAAGGTGAGTTAGTTGAAATGGGTCAACCATTGGTTGAGTTTGATGCCACCTTTCAACAAACCGCTTTGCAAGAGTTAGATTCACAAAGAGTGACCCTAGAAGCGAGCATTGAGAGAATGAATGCGTTATTGGAAAACCGAGATCCAAATTTCGGCGTGTTTCAGATAGATTATCCTGAAATTGTCAGCCAACAACTGGCCCAATTAAGCGCTCAAAAAGCGCTCTATTTTCAAAAACAAATCGTCCTTGAAAAAGAGAGTGAGCAGATTGCTGAGCAATTGAACAGTGTCGAGAAAGCCTTGCCTTCTTTTAGAAGACAGTTGTCGGCGACCCAGCAAGAGCTTGTTATTTTAGAAAAGGGACAGAAAGCCGGTAACATTTCGAAGCTGCGAGTACTGGAAATGAAACAAAAACTCGCGTCGATTGAACAACAAATTCAGGAAGCGCGTGGTAAAAAAGCGGTATTTATTAGGCAAGTTGACTCAAACGAACAGAAAATAGAGCAATTACTAGCGGAGGAAAAAGTAGAGGTAAGCGATCTACGCTCCAAAGCGGTGTCTGATTTATCCGCATTACAAGCTCGAGTTCGAACTGGGCAAGCGAAGTTAAGCAACACGATATTAGCATCACCTTTGCAAGGTTTAGTGCAAAGTATACCAAGCACAAAAATTGGCGCAGTTATACCACCGGGGGGCACGGTTGTAGAGATTGTTCCTATTGGAGGGAAAGCCGATTTTAAAGCGCAGCTATCTCCGAGAGATATTGGTTTTGTAAGCGTAGGTCAACCAGCACGTGTAAAAATAGATGCATTTGATTACAGCCGATTTGGTGCGCTAAAAGGGAACGTTAAAAGTATTTCACCAACGACATCTCAAGATCAAAAGGGCAACATATTCTATGAGGTATTGATCTCAGTTAAGAAACCTTACTTTCATAACGACCCAGAAAAGTTTGTCATTTTGCCGGGTATGACAGGTGAAGTGAATATTACTACCGGAGAAAAATCGGTTTTCCAATACCTGTGGAAACCAATATATACCAATGTGAGTGTCGCGTTCGGTGAACGTTGA
- a CDS encoding AAA family ATPase — MVYGSVGNHKKNTITQLVLPSLLINTLSLAVPLTVLQIYDRILPNQSYGTATLLIAGATIAVLLEALLRFIRTWLLSAAASNTEKANFSYLVSLLDKATPKQLLDLKFDGVQDGLESVSKTKDLHSGGLISGLIDVPFALIFLCLVAYVGGELVLVPIAVWLVTFFLVWGSSFRTKQLNEATAKQESLRSSFLMVMTKTLQGIKRQAVESRIYSQFKRINYERSLSKASEEQQSAFAQECIQLASLATSVVLVIVGSLWVLDGQLTTGGLAACSILSGRAVAPLSALVGLRVKLNAMHSANQAIEMVKAVNDNDDDVVMNLNVDSKIGAIELVDVIIDRFGHQYKASGDYLAGDIVLVQSDIRHIASHILAAVSGNDDMVNGQVTSKNVPFPVRENIAYVGSRGQLLFGSILDNLCGFEPSRAQLVNDYVRELGLHSVITRLPEGLETKVGITPSNVLSDGSVKLINIIAQLAANKQILVFDKPEVDLDLASMESLVNKIKIESEKNKIVFIVSHHPQFINLSNKVLTVDLVMETSV, encoded by the coding sequence ATGGTGTATGGCTCAGTTGGTAACCACAAAAAGAATACGATTACGCAACTTGTGTTGCCATCGCTGTTAATTAATACCCTTTCACTGGCTGTGCCGTTAACGGTGTTACAGATATATGACCGAATACTGCCTAATCAAAGCTACGGTACCGCGACATTATTGATTGCAGGGGCAACGATAGCGGTCCTTTTAGAAGCGCTGCTTAGATTTATTCGTACCTGGCTGCTTTCTGCGGCTGCCAGCAATACAGAAAAGGCCAATTTTTCCTACCTTGTGTCACTATTAGATAAAGCAACGCCGAAGCAGCTACTTGATCTAAAGTTTGATGGCGTTCAAGACGGATTAGAATCGGTTAGCAAAACGAAAGATCTTCATTCAGGTGGGTTGATTTCAGGCCTTATTGACGTGCCCTTCGCATTGATTTTTCTCTGTTTGGTTGCGTATGTTGGTGGGGAATTAGTGTTGGTTCCTATTGCTGTATGGCTTGTCACCTTTTTTCTGGTTTGGGGAAGTTCTTTTCGAACTAAGCAATTGAATGAGGCAACAGCAAAACAGGAATCTCTACGTTCTTCATTCCTTATGGTAATGACCAAAACGTTACAGGGTATCAAACGGCAAGCCGTTGAATCACGTATCTATAGTCAGTTTAAACGCATCAATTATGAGCGCTCCCTTAGTAAAGCATCAGAAGAGCAACAAAGCGCCTTCGCTCAAGAGTGTATTCAACTCGCATCATTGGCAACATCGGTAGTATTGGTGATTGTTGGTAGCTTGTGGGTGTTGGATGGACAACTCACAACCGGTGGTCTTGCCGCGTGTTCAATTTTATCAGGTCGGGCTGTTGCACCATTAAGTGCGTTGGTTGGTCTGCGTGTAAAGTTGAATGCAATGCACAGTGCAAATCAAGCAATCGAGATGGTAAAGGCGGTAAACGACAATGATGATGACGTTGTTATGAATCTAAATGTTGATTCTAAAATTGGTGCAATTGAGTTGGTTGACGTAATAATTGATCGCTTTGGGCACCAGTATAAAGCGTCGGGGGACTATCTCGCGGGTGATATCGTTTTAGTTCAGAGCGATATCCGGCATATTGCTAGTCATATACTTGCGGCAGTTTCTGGTAATGATGACATGGTTAATGGGCAGGTAACGTCAAAAAATGTCCCGTTTCCTGTTCGTGAAAACATCGCTTATGTAGGAAGTCGAGGGCAACTTTTATTTGGTTCGATATTAGATAACTTATGTGGGTTTGAACCTTCGCGCGCACAGTTGGTAAATGATTACGTTAGAGAGCTTGGACTGCATTCTGTTATTACACGATTACCTGAAGGGCTAGAAACGAAAGTAGGGATCACGCCAAGTAATGTTCTGAGTGATGGTAGTGTAAAGCTCATTAATATCATTGCTCAACTAGCCGCCAATAAACAGATACTTGTTTTCGACAAACCTGAAGTCGATCTCGATCTAGCCAGTATGGAAAGCTTGGTCAATAAAATCAAAATAGAGTCTGAAAAAAACAAGATTGTATTCATAGTGTCCCATCACCCGCAGTTTATTAACTTGAGCAATAAAGTACTTACCGTCGATTTAGTGATGGAGACATCAGTATGA
- a CDS encoding HalD/BesD family halogenase, translated as MLFNEIVELDSYPISDVGFSRQCKEKLDECGALILPDFISQQAINQMIAEGIEKKHLAYYSKNDHNVYLKPSDGNYDEIHPRNQTVQSSKGCITDDQIGDESPLRTLYDSDVLRDFLANVLGEDKLYNYADPLSSINLHYADKGQELGWHFDESSFAVTLLLQSPDAGGQFEYVENMRDADAGEMNYNGVAEILSGDQQPKILKVKPGTLALFRGRNAIHRVTPTQGDKTRMLVVLAYNAQQNMSLSESARMTFYGRL; from the coding sequence ATGTTATTCAATGAAATAGTAGAACTAGATAGCTACCCAATATCAGATGTAGGTTTCAGCCGTCAATGCAAAGAGAAGCTAGATGAATGTGGTGCCTTAATACTTCCTGACTTTATTTCTCAACAAGCGATAAACCAGATGATCGCTGAAGGAATAGAAAAAAAACACTTAGCTTATTATTCGAAAAATGACCACAACGTTTATCTGAAACCCTCTGACGGAAATTACGATGAGATCCACCCAAGAAACCAGACCGTTCAATCGTCAAAAGGGTGTATTACCGATGATCAAATTGGCGATGAGTCGCCATTAAGAACGCTTTATGATTCAGATGTATTGCGCGATTTCTTAGCCAACGTTCTAGGGGAAGATAAGCTGTATAACTACGCCGATCCATTGTCATCAATCAATTTGCACTATGCCGATAAAGGTCAAGAATTAGGGTGGCATTTCGACGAATCCTCTTTTGCAGTTACTTTGCTTTTACAATCGCCAGATGCAGGTGGACAGTTTGAATACGTTGAAAATATGCGCGATGCCGACGCGGGTGAAATGAATTACAACGGTGTCGCAGAAATTTTATCTGGAGATCAACAGCCGAAAATACTGAAAGTGAAGCCTGGAACGTTAGCGCTTTTCAGGGGCCGTAACGCGATACATAGAGTTACACCGACGCAAGGAGACAAAACTCGAATGCTGGTTGTCTTGGCTTATAATGCTCAACAGAACATGAGTTTATCAGAATCAGCAAGAATGACCTTCTATGGCCGACTTTGA
- a CDS encoding adhesin has product MKTLFLALTLASILVGCGGSDDNSDNNDSGSSTTLTGVFVDSPVGGISYRTETKAGTTNELGEYDYVDGETVTFFINDLEFPPVLASGIITPMDMSDEPTTQTNILQLLQTLDKDGNPENGITIDDAATAAFADASGLDITSTSFDTDVAGKLSGLGLTIVSKEDAQDHFKSTLLGSWVLSEGDNKRNVLTFLDKNRYIIIHEHSDDGDQEAGSVEYGTYTWNLETGGFLVNVTGESDSSGGLSDLSPSTTISVEQNNLNFTTPGEGSFTFTRITSVDNSLIGAWSMHEEEDDNWNILTFITTTEYIIAHTNNQESYSEGSAQSYSGEFGTYSLDGENKFRALSASVDSDGEGGLYNVQDISDQENETVTVHPWGDLIFVDQNEGSYSFARIGRFSTTTKVNVLEESGSTLLLGDLDTISVTRSDDFYNFREDYDLCEFIITTTKDGENIPYNNFSLQLRSSDIGTVKYDDTEGTGNVTWKVDSSGTLIWEENNSIKESHFVKIKGKENAILASMVTESNGNTEDTLVEATFTCSMAP; this is encoded by the coding sequence ATGAAAACATTATTTTTAGCGCTTACGTTAGCTAGTATATTAGTTGGATGTGGCGGTAGTGATGACAACAGCGATAACAATGATTCAGGGAGCAGTACAACGTTAACCGGGGTGTTTGTTGATAGCCCTGTGGGAGGTATCTCATATCGAACTGAAACAAAAGCAGGTACAACTAACGAACTTGGTGAGTACGATTATGTTGATGGAGAAACGGTCACATTTTTTATTAACGATTTAGAATTCCCTCCGGTCTTGGCGAGCGGCATAATTACGCCTATGGATATGAGCGATGAGCCGACTACGCAGACCAATATCCTACAATTATTACAAACGCTAGATAAAGATGGTAACCCAGAAAATGGAATTACGATTGATGACGCCGCCACTGCCGCATTTGCTGATGCGAGTGGACTAGATATCACGTCTACAAGTTTTGATACTGATGTTGCAGGTAAATTATCTGGTTTAGGTCTGACTATTGTTAGCAAAGAGGATGCGCAAGATCACTTCAAAAGCACTCTACTTGGTTCCTGGGTATTATCTGAGGGGGATAACAAACGCAATGTTCTCACCTTCCTCGATAAGAACCGCTACATTATTATTCACGAACACAGTGATGACGGCGACCAAGAAGCAGGCTCTGTCGAGTATGGCACTTATACTTGGAACCTAGAAACTGGAGGCTTTCTTGTTAATGTTACTGGAGAGTCTGATTCATCAGGTGGATTATCTGACCTATCTCCTTCTACTACTATCTCAGTTGAGCAAAACAATCTTAACTTTACGACTCCGGGGGAAGGCTCGTTCACTTTCACACGTATTACTAGTGTTGACAACTCATTAATAGGTGCATGGAGTATGCATGAAGAGGAGGATGATAATTGGAATATTCTCACGTTTATCACCACTACTGAATATATTATTGCTCATACCAATAACCAAGAGTCTTATTCTGAAGGATCGGCGCAATCTTATTCTGGGGAATTTGGAACCTACAGTTTAGACGGAGAAAATAAGTTTAGAGCCTTAAGCGCAAGTGTTGATTCTGATGGTGAGGGTGGACTATACAATGTTCAAGATATATCTGATCAAGAAAACGAAACCGTAACCGTTCATCCTTGGGGGGATCTTATTTTCGTCGATCAGAACGAAGGTTCGTATAGCTTTGCACGGATTGGTCGTTTTTCTACCACGACTAAAGTGAATGTGCTTGAGGAATCAGGTTCCACTCTTCTGCTTGGTGATTTAGATACAATATCCGTTACGCGTTCTGATGATTTTTATAATTTCAGAGAAGATTATGACCTTTGTGAGTTTATTATAACAACAACGAAAGATGGTGAAAACATACCATATAACAATTTTTCTCTTCAATTACGTTCAAGTGACATCGGTACTGTCAAATATGATGATACAGAGGGCACTGGTAACGTCACATGGAAAGTGGATTCATCAGGAACCTTAATATGGGAAGAGAATAACTCTATTAAGGAAAGTCATTTCGTTAAAATTAAAGGGAAAGAGAACGCTATTTTGGCGTCCATGGTAACTGAATCTAATGGGAATACAGAGGATACTTTGGTTGAGGCAACGTTCACTTGTTCAATGGCACCTTAG